A genome region from Mycobacterium florentinum includes the following:
- a CDS encoding acyl-CoA carboxylase subunit beta, producing MTGEVPSRAHTTAEKLTELKARLELAKEPGGEKAAAKRDAKGIPSARSRIHSLVDPGTFLEVGALAKTPNDPNALYGDGCITGHAMIDGRPVGVFSHDQTVFQGTVGEMFGRKVARLMEWCAMVGCPIIGIQDSGGARIQDAVTSLAWYAELGRRHEALSGIVPQISLIFGKCAGGAVYSPIQDDLLVAVRDQGYFFVTGPDVIKEVTGEEITLDELGGADIQARYGNIHHVVDTEAEAFQYVRDFLSFLPSNVFDKPPVVNPGLEPDITPTDLELDTIIPDNDNAAYDMHEILLRIFDDGDFLEVAAQQGPAIITGFARVDGRPVGVIANQPMHLAGSIDNEASDKATRFIRFCDIFELPLIFVVDTPGFLPGAEQEKNGIIKRGGRFLSAVVEADVPKVTITIRKSYGGAYAVMGSRQLTADFNFAWPTARIAVIGAEGAAQLLMKRFPDPTTPEAQQIKKDFIEGYNLNMAIPWTAAERGFIDAVIDPHQTRLLIRKSLHLLRDKQIWFRVGRKHSLLPL from the coding sequence GTGACGGGTGAAGTACCTTCGCGCGCACACACGACCGCTGAGAAGCTCACCGAGCTGAAGGCTCGTCTGGAACTCGCCAAGGAACCCGGCGGCGAGAAGGCGGCCGCCAAGCGTGACGCGAAGGGCATCCCGAGCGCCCGGTCCCGCATCCATTCACTGGTCGACCCGGGCACCTTCCTGGAGGTCGGGGCGCTGGCCAAGACCCCCAACGACCCCAACGCGCTGTACGGCGACGGCTGCATCACCGGTCACGCCATGATCGACGGCCGGCCGGTCGGGGTGTTCTCCCACGACCAGACCGTGTTCCAGGGCACCGTCGGTGAGATGTTCGGCCGCAAGGTGGCCCGGCTGATGGAATGGTGCGCGATGGTCGGCTGCCCGATCATCGGAATCCAGGACTCCGGTGGCGCCCGCATCCAGGACGCGGTCACCTCGCTGGCTTGGTATGCCGAGCTGGGCCGCCGTCACGAAGCGCTGTCCGGGATAGTGCCGCAGATCTCCCTCATTTTCGGCAAATGCGCTGGGGGAGCGGTCTATTCGCCGATCCAGGACGATCTTCTGGTCGCGGTGCGCGACCAGGGCTACTTCTTCGTCACCGGGCCCGACGTGATCAAGGAAGTCACCGGCGAAGAGATCACGCTCGACGAGCTGGGTGGCGCCGACATCCAGGCCCGCTACGGCAACATTCATCACGTTGTCGACACCGAGGCCGAGGCGTTCCAGTACGTCCGCGACTTCCTGTCGTTCCTACCGTCCAACGTCTTCGACAAACCGCCGGTCGTCAATCCCGGGCTCGAACCGGACATCACCCCGACCGACCTCGAACTCGACACGATCATCCCGGACAACGACAACGCGGCCTATGACATGCACGAGATCCTGCTGCGAATCTTCGACGACGGCGATTTTCTCGAAGTCGCCGCGCAGCAGGGGCCGGCGATCATCACCGGGTTCGCCCGGGTCGACGGCCGTCCGGTCGGCGTGATCGCGAACCAGCCGATGCACCTGGCCGGGTCGATCGACAACGAGGCCTCCGACAAGGCCACCCGGTTCATCCGGTTCTGCGACATCTTCGAGCTCCCGCTGATCTTCGTCGTCGACACCCCCGGCTTCCTGCCGGGGGCCGAGCAGGAGAAGAACGGCATCATCAAGCGCGGCGGCCGGTTCCTCTCGGCGGTCGTGGAAGCCGACGTGCCGAAGGTGACGATCACGATCCGCAAGTCCTACGGCGGCGCCTACGCCGTGATGGGATCGCGGCAGCTGACCGCGGACTTCAATTTCGCCTGGCCCACCGCGCGCATCGCGGTGATCGGCGCCGAGGGCGCCGCCCAGCTGCTGATGAAGCGGTTTCCCGACCCGACGACGCCCGAGGCGCAGCAGATCAAGAAGGACTTCATCGAGGGCTACAACCTCAACATGGCGATCCCGTGGACGGCCGCCGAGCGCGGGTTCATCGATGCGGTCATCGATCCGCACCAGACCCGGCTGCTGATCCGCAAGTCGCTACATCTGTTGCGCGACAAGCAGATCTGGTTCCGCGTCGGACGCAAGCACAGCCTGCTTCCGCTGTAG
- a CDS encoding acyl-CoA dehydrogenase family protein produces the protein MSDYDVEAVDRLPFSTPEKSRRYQTDSYTGAVGRNWYLTDPTLQFTMAYYLQPDELAVLEPHLTSIGELMGGPVARWADETDRNPPRLERYDRWGHDISQVVMPASFTQSKRAVLDAQQALRSDARAAKVSSGLALFASNYLLNQADIGMGCALGTGGGMVQSLVAAYAPPDVAEHVQAKFASGEWAGETAQLLTERTGGSDLGALETTARRSGDAWLLNGFKWFASNCAGEAFVVMAKPEGAPDSTRGIANFLVLRTRRDGSRNGVRVRRLKDKLGTRSVASGEVEFVDAEAFLLSGEPSGDAGPSDGKGLGRMMELTNAARLGIALFGLGNARRALVESLCYARQRQAFGGALIDKPLMRRKLAELIIDVEAAQAMVFDGTGAANHRQPRSIRQRIAVPVTKLKVCRLGITAASDAIEIHGGNGYIETWPVARLLRDAQVNTIWEGPDNILCLDVRRGIEQSQAHETLLARLHDAVSVSDDDETTALVARRIEDLGAAITAWTKLDSEVAEARLFPLAQFMGDVYAGALLIEQAAWERESRGSERKALVAQLYTQRYLADRGPLRGIDADADPALERFQELADGALAL, from the coding sequence ATGAGCGACTACGACGTAGAGGCCGTGGACCGGCTGCCCTTCTCCACCCCGGAAAAGTCGCGGCGCTACCAAACGGACAGCTACACCGGTGCCGTCGGCCGGAACTGGTACCTGACCGACCCGACGCTGCAGTTCACGATGGCCTACTACCTGCAACCCGACGAATTGGCGGTGCTAGAGCCACATTTGACCAGCATCGGTGAACTGATGGGCGGCCCGGTGGCCCGCTGGGCCGACGAGACCGACCGCAACCCGCCACGGCTGGAGCGCTACGACCGGTGGGGGCACGACATCAGCCAGGTCGTCATGCCGGCATCGTTCACCCAGTCCAAGCGCGCGGTGCTCGATGCTCAGCAGGCCCTGCGCAGCGATGCGCGCGCCGCGAAGGTGAGCTCCGGGCTGGCGCTGTTCGCGTCCAACTATCTGCTCAACCAGGCCGACATCGGGATGGGCTGCGCGCTGGGCACCGGCGGCGGCATGGTCCAGTCGCTGGTGGCCGCGTACGCGCCGCCCGACGTGGCCGAGCACGTGCAGGCCAAGTTCGCCTCCGGCGAGTGGGCCGGCGAGACCGCGCAGCTGTTGACCGAGCGCACCGGCGGCTCCGATCTCGGCGCGCTGGAGACGACGGCCCGACGCAGCGGCGACGCCTGGCTGCTGAACGGCTTCAAGTGGTTTGCGTCCAATTGCGCCGGTGAGGCCTTCGTGGTGATGGCCAAGCCCGAGGGGGCGCCCGATTCTACCCGCGGCATCGCCAATTTTCTGGTGCTGCGCACCCGTCGCGACGGCTCGCGCAACGGCGTGCGAGTGCGACGGTTGAAGGACAAACTCGGTACCCGCTCGGTGGCCTCGGGCGAGGTCGAGTTCGTCGACGCCGAGGCGTTCCTGCTGTCCGGCGAACCGAGCGGCGATGCGGGGCCGTCCGACGGCAAGGGCCTGGGCCGGATGATGGAGCTGACCAATGCCGCGCGCCTGGGCATCGCACTGTTCGGGCTGGGTAACGCGCGCCGCGCCCTGGTCGAATCCCTGTGCTACGCGCGGCAACGCCAGGCGTTCGGCGGGGCGCTGATCGACAAGCCGCTGATGCGGCGCAAGCTGGCCGAGCTGATCATCGACGTCGAGGCCGCGCAGGCGATGGTTTTCGACGGCACCGGCGCGGCCAACCATCGCCAACCGCGCAGCATCCGGCAGCGCATCGCGGTACCCGTCACCAAACTCAAGGTGTGCCGGCTGGGCATCACCGCGGCGTCGGACGCGATCGAAATCCACGGCGGCAACGGCTATATCGAAACCTGGCCGGTGGCAAGGCTTTTGCGCGACGCGCAAGTGAACACGATCTGGGAGGGCCCGGACAACATCCTGTGTCTCGATGTGCGCCGCGGCATCGAGCAGTCCCAGGCGCACGAGACGTTGTTGGCGCGGCTGCACGATGCGGTGTCGGTTTCCGACGACGACGAGACCACCGCCCTGGTGGCCCGCCGCATCGAGGATCTCGGCGCCGCGATCACGGCCTGGACCAAACTCGACAGCGAAGTCGCCGAGGCACGGCTGTTCCCGCTGGCCCAATTCATGGGCGACGTGTACGCGGGGGCGCTGCTGATCGAGCAGGCGGCCTGGGAGCGGGAGAGCCGGGGCAGCGAGCGCAAGGCACTGGTGGCCCAGCTTTACACACAGCGCTACCTCGCCGATCGCGGACCGCTACGCGGTATCGACGCCGATGCCGACCCGGCGCTCGAGCGCTTCCAGGAGTTGGCGGACGGGGCGCTGGCACTATGA
- a CDS encoding arabinosyltransferase domain-containing protein, translating into MSVVDRPAEASPRDDVRVTRWVATIAGLIGFVLSVATPLLPVVQTTAMLNWPQNGQLNSVTAPLISLSPVDVTATVPCDAVRGVAPEGGVVLSTAPKKGKDAALNALFVVVNTKRVDVTDRNVVIASASREQTESAQCQRIEITSTRAGTFATFVGLTDPAGKPLGGGFNDPNLRPQIVGVFTDLTGPAPPGLRFSSTIDTRFSTTPTTLKLLAMVGAILATIVSLIALWRLDQLDGRRMHRLIPTRWKKFTLADATVIFGFLLWHVIGANSSDDGYILGMARVADRAGYMSNYFRWFGSPEDPFGWYYNLLALMTHVSDASLWMRLPDLIAGLVCWLLLSREVLPRLGPAVTSSKAANWAAGLVLLTAWMPFDNGLRPEPIIAVGSLITYVLIERSMCASRLTPAALAVITAAFTLGVQPTGLIAVAALVAGGRPILRILVKRHRLVGTWPLVAPMLAAGTVILTVVFADQTLSTVLEATRIRTAIGPSQAWYTENLRYYYLILPTVDGSLSRRFGFLITALCLFTAVFIMLRRKRVPGVARGPAWRLMGVIFGTMFFLMFTPTKWVHHFGLFAAVGAAMAALTTVLVSPKVLRWSRNRMAFLAALMFILALCFATTNGWWYVSSYGVPFNSSMPKIDGISISTIFFALFVITAVYAAWLHFADPSHGQGRLARALTAAPIPLAAGFMALVFVASMTAGIVRQYPTYSNAWDNLREFSGGCGLADDVLVEPDSNVGFMTPYPGSYTALGALGGTNPTGFSPNGIPERTLAEAIRETAVPQPGTDYDWYGPTKLTAPGINGSLLPLPYGLNPAQVPMAGSYTSGPQQQSRLTSAWYQLPKPDAGHPLVVVTAAGAIAGNSILHHHTAGQTVELEFGMPGPDGAVLPGGRLVPYDLYGEQPKVWRNLRFPRSQMPADAIAVRVVAEDLSLTAEDWIAVTPPRVPELRSLQEYVGSTQPVLMDWAVGLAFPCQQPMLHVNGVTEIPKFRITPDYTAKKQDTDTWQDGVNGGLLGITDLLLRAHVMSTYLSHDWGRDWGSLRRFETIADAAPAQLDLGTATRTGWWSPGQIRIKP; encoded by the coding sequence ATGAGCGTCGTCGACAGACCAGCCGAGGCCTCCCCCCGCGACGACGTCCGCGTCACGCGATGGGTTGCCACGATCGCCGGGCTGATCGGCTTCGTATTGTCGGTCGCGACACCGCTGCTGCCCGTCGTACAGACCACCGCGATGCTGAACTGGCCGCAGAACGGCCAACTGAACAGCGTTACGGCCCCGCTCATTTCGCTGAGTCCGGTCGACGTGACGGCCACCGTGCCGTGCGACGCGGTGCGCGGCGTGGCGCCCGAGGGTGGCGTGGTGCTGAGCACCGCGCCCAAGAAGGGCAAGGACGCGGCGCTCAACGCGCTGTTCGTCGTGGTCAACACCAAGCGGGTGGACGTCACCGACCGAAATGTGGTGATCGCCAGTGCGTCGCGCGAGCAGACCGAGTCCGCGCAGTGCCAGCGCATCGAGATAACCTCCACCCGCGCCGGCACTTTCGCCACCTTCGTCGGGTTGACCGACCCGGCGGGCAAACCGCTGGGCGGCGGTTTCAACGACCCCAACCTGCGTCCGCAGATCGTCGGGGTGTTCACCGACCTGACCGGTCCAGCCCCGCCCGGACTGCGGTTCTCGTCGACCATCGACACCCGGTTCTCCACCACCCCGACAACACTGAAGCTGCTGGCGATGGTGGGCGCGATCCTGGCCACCATCGTCTCGCTGATCGCGCTGTGGCGACTGGACCAACTCGACGGTCGCCGGATGCACCGGCTGATCCCCACCCGCTGGAAGAAATTCACCCTGGCCGACGCCACGGTGATCTTCGGGTTCCTGCTGTGGCATGTGATCGGGGCGAACTCGTCTGACGACGGCTACATCCTGGGCATGGCCCGGGTCGCCGACCGCGCCGGCTACATGTCCAACTACTTCCGCTGGTTCGGCAGCCCGGAGGACCCCTTCGGTTGGTACTACAACTTGCTGGCACTGATGACCCACGTCAGCGACGCGAGCCTGTGGATGCGGCTGCCCGACTTGATCGCCGGGCTGGTGTGCTGGCTGCTGCTGTCGCGTGAGGTGCTGCCCCGGTTGGGGCCCGCGGTGACGTCGAGCAAGGCCGCGAACTGGGCGGCGGGCCTGGTGCTACTGACCGCGTGGATGCCGTTCGACAACGGGCTGCGTCCCGAGCCGATCATCGCGGTGGGTTCGCTGATCACCTACGTGCTGATCGAGCGCTCGATGTGCGCCTCGCGGCTGACCCCGGCGGCGCTGGCGGTGATCACCGCGGCGTTCACCCTGGGCGTGCAGCCCACCGGCCTGATCGCGGTGGCCGCGCTGGTCGCCGGCGGCCGCCCGATCCTGCGCATTCTGGTCAAACGGCATCGGCTGGTCGGGACCTGGCCGCTGGTGGCCCCGATGCTGGCTGCCGGCACCGTCATCCTCACCGTGGTGTTCGCCGACCAGACGCTGTCAACGGTGTTGGAAGCCACCAGGATTCGCACCGCCATCGGGCCCAGCCAGGCCTGGTACACCGAGAATCTGCGCTACTACTACCTGATCCTGCCCACCGTCGACGGTTCGCTGTCGCGCCGGTTCGGCTTCCTGATCACCGCGCTGTGCTTGTTTACCGCGGTCTTTATCATGTTGCGGCGCAAGCGAGTTCCGGGTGTCGCACGCGGGCCGGCGTGGCGGCTGATGGGTGTCATCTTCGGCACCATGTTCTTCCTGATGTTCACCCCGACCAAGTGGGTGCACCACTTCGGGCTCTTCGCCGCGGTGGGTGCGGCGATGGCCGCGCTGACGACGGTGCTGGTGTCACCGAAGGTGCTGCGCTGGTCGCGCAACCGGATGGCGTTCCTAGCGGCGCTGATGTTCATCTTGGCACTGTGCTTCGCCACCACCAACGGTTGGTGGTACGTCTCGAGCTACGGCGTGCCGTTCAACAGCTCCATGCCGAAGATCGATGGAATCTCAATCAGCACAATCTTTTTCGCGCTGTTCGTGATCACGGCGGTGTACGCGGCCTGGTTGCACTTCGCCGACCCGAGCCATGGCCAGGGCCGGCTGGCGCGGGCGTTGACGGCGGCGCCGATACCACTCGCGGCCGGCTTCATGGCGCTGGTGTTCGTGGCGTCGATGACGGCCGGCATCGTGCGTCAGTACCCCACCTACTCCAATGCCTGGGACAACCTGCGTGAGTTCAGCGGTGGCTGCGGGCTGGCCGACGACGTGCTCGTCGAGCCGGACAGCAATGTCGGCTTCATGACGCCGTATCCCGGCAGTTACACCGCGCTGGGCGCGCTGGGCGGGACTAACCCAACAGGCTTCAGCCCCAACGGAATACCGGAACGCACACTGGCGGAAGCCATCCGCGAGACTGCGGTGCCACAGCCCGGTACCGACTACGACTGGTACGGGCCGACCAAGCTGACGGCGCCGGGCATCAACGGGTCGCTACTCCCCTTGCCGTATGGCCTGAACCCCGCGCAGGTTCCGATGGCCGGAAGCTACACCAGCGGCCCACAACAGCAGAGCAGGCTCACCTCGGCGTGGTACCAGCTGCCCAAGCCGGATGCCGGGCATCCGCTGGTGGTGGTGACCGCGGCGGGCGCGATCGCCGGCAACAGCATCCTGCACCACCACACCGCCGGGCAGACCGTGGAACTGGAATTCGGCATGCCCGGCCCGGACGGCGCCGTGCTGCCCGGCGGCCGGCTGGTGCCGTATGACCTCTACGGGGAGCAGCCGAAGGTATGGCGCAATCTGCGCTTCCCGCGATCCCAGATGCCCGCCGACGCGATCGCGGTGCGGGTGGTCGCCGAGGACCTGTCCCTCACGGCGGAGGACTGGATCGCGGTGACGCCGCCGCGGGTACCGGAGCTGCGCTCGCTGCAGGAGTACGTCGGCTCGACGCAGCCGGTGCTGATGGACTGGGCGGTCGGGCTGGCGTTCCCATGCCAGCAGCCGATGCTGCACGTCAACGGTGTCACCGAGATTCCGAAGTTCCGCATCACGCCGGACTACACGGCCAAGAAGCAGGACACCGACACCTGGCAGGACGGCGTCAACGGCGGCCTGCTCGGCATCACCGACTTGCTGCTGCGCGCCCACGTGATGTCGACCTACCTGTCCCACGACTGGGGCCGCGACTGGGGGTCGCTGCGCAGGTTCGAAACGATCGCCGATGCCGCGCCCGCGCAGCTCGACCTCGGCACCGCGACCCGCACCGGATGGTGGTCGCCCGGCCAGATCCGCATCAAGCCGTAA
- a CDS encoding arabinosyltransferase domain-containing protein translates to MPHDERPQRILRLVAVVAGLAGLLLCLIVPLLPVKQTTATIAWPQGTVDGHIAQLTAPLVSGAPRALDISIPCPAMATLPESGGLVVSTLPTGGVDPGKNGLFVRADKDVVVVAFRDTVAAVAKRSAIAAGACSVLHVWADAGAAGADFVGIPGATGILPAEKKPQVGGIFTDLKVAAQPGLSARVDIDTRFITTPTALKRLVMIAGALAVLVAILALAVLDRHSRGGTLVNWRSPIAWLSRYRPHERRASWWRIGWANWLSDAGVIATLLVWHVIGATSSDDGYNLTIARVAPKAGYVANYYRYFGTTDAPFDWYLSVLAKLASVSTAGVWMRLPATLAGIACWLVLSHWGLRRLGPGKGGLGSNTVAVLTGGMVFLAAWLPFNNGLRPEPLIALGVIVTWMLVERAIALQRLAPAAVAIVVAMLTVTLAPQGLIAVAALLTGARAIATIIRRRRATDGVLAPLAVLAASLSLILVVVFRSQTLATIAESARIKYKVGPTIAWYQDWLRYYFLTVESNPDGSMARRFAVLVLFLCLFGMLMVLLRRGRVPGLASGPAWRLIGTTALGLLLLTFTPTKWAVQFGAFASLAGALGAVTAFAFARIGLHSRRNLTLYVTALLFVLAVATSGINGWFYVGNYGVPWFDIQPVVASHPVTSMFLALSIASGLLAAWLHFRMDYAGHTEIKESRRNRVLAATPLLIVATIMVLGEVGSLAKGAVFRYPLYTTGKANLAALESGLSKTSCAMADDVLTEPDPNLGLLQPVPGQTFGPDGPLGGVNPVGFKPDGVGDDLRSYPVVTKPGVVNSDASPNKPNAAMSDSAGTAGGKGPVGVNGSNVALPFGLDPARTPVMGSYGENSLSATATSSWYQLPPRTPDRPVVVVSAAGAIWSYKEDGTFTYGQSLKLQWGVTRPDGTTQPLAEVQPIDIGPEPAWRNLRFPLTWAPPEANVARIVAYDPNLSEDQWFAFTPPRVPVLQTLQQLMGSQTPVLMDIATAANFPCQRPFSEHLGVAELPGYRILPDHKQTASSSNGWEASETGGPFLFTQVMLRTSTISTYLRGDWYRDWGSVEQYFPLVPSDLAPNAVIEQGVMTVNGWSRQGPIRALP, encoded by the coding sequence GTGCCCCACGACGAGCGACCGCAGCGGATCCTGCGCTTGGTCGCCGTCGTCGCCGGGCTCGCGGGCCTGCTGTTGTGCCTCATCGTTCCGTTGCTCCCGGTCAAGCAGACCACCGCGACCATCGCGTGGCCGCAGGGCACGGTGGACGGGCACATCGCCCAGCTCACCGCTCCCCTGGTGTCCGGGGCGCCGCGCGCGCTCGACATCTCCATCCCCTGCCCGGCGATGGCCACCCTGCCGGAGAGCGGCGGCTTGGTGGTCTCGACGCTGCCGACGGGCGGCGTGGACCCCGGCAAGAACGGCCTGTTCGTCCGCGCCGACAAGGACGTGGTCGTCGTCGCGTTCCGGGACACGGTCGCCGCGGTCGCGAAGCGCTCGGCGATCGCCGCGGGCGCCTGCAGCGTGCTGCACGTCTGGGCCGACGCCGGTGCGGCCGGCGCGGACTTCGTCGGCATACCCGGCGCCACCGGGATCCTGCCCGCCGAGAAGAAGCCGCAGGTCGGCGGCATCTTCACCGACCTGAAGGTGGCCGCCCAGCCGGGGCTGTCGGCGCGGGTCGACATCGACACCCGGTTCATCACGACGCCGACCGCGCTGAAGAGGCTGGTGATGATCGCGGGCGCGCTGGCGGTGCTGGTCGCGATCCTCGCGTTGGCCGTGCTGGACCGCCATAGCCGCGGCGGCACGCTGGTCAACTGGCGCTCCCCGATCGCCTGGCTGTCCCGCTACCGCCCGCACGAACGGCGGGCCAGCTGGTGGCGGATCGGCTGGGCCAATTGGCTGTCCGACGCCGGCGTGATCGCGACGCTGCTGGTCTGGCACGTCATCGGCGCCACCTCGTCCGACGACGGCTACAACCTGACCATCGCACGGGTGGCGCCGAAGGCCGGCTACGTGGCCAACTACTACCGCTACTTCGGGACCACCGATGCGCCGTTCGACTGGTATCTCTCGGTGCTGGCCAAGCTGGCGTCGGTCAGCACCGCGGGCGTGTGGATGCGGCTGCCCGCCACGCTCGCCGGGATCGCCTGCTGGCTCGTCCTGAGCCATTGGGGCCTGCGCCGGCTGGGACCCGGGAAGGGCGGACTGGGATCCAACACCGTGGCGGTGCTCACCGGCGGCATGGTGTTCCTGGCCGCGTGGCTGCCGTTCAACAACGGCCTGCGCCCCGAGCCGCTGATCGCCCTCGGCGTGATCGTCACCTGGATGCTGGTGGAGCGCGCGATCGCACTGCAGCGGCTGGCTCCCGCCGCGGTCGCCATCGTGGTCGCGATGCTCACCGTGACGCTGGCACCGCAGGGTTTGATCGCCGTCGCCGCGCTGCTGACCGGCGCCCGGGCCATCGCGACGATCATCCGGCGCCGCCGGGCGACCGACGGGGTACTGGCGCCGCTGGCCGTGCTGGCGGCGTCGCTGTCGCTGATCCTGGTAGTGGTGTTCCGCAGCCAGACGCTGGCGACGATCGCCGAGTCGGCCCGCATCAAATACAAGGTCGGGCCGACGATCGCGTGGTACCAGGATTGGTTGCGCTACTACTTTCTCACGGTCGAGTCCAACCCGGACGGATCGATGGCGCGGCGCTTCGCGGTCCTGGTGCTGTTCCTCTGCCTGTTCGGAATGCTGATGGTGCTGCTGCGCCGCGGCCGGGTGCCGGGGCTGGCCAGCGGTCCGGCCTGGCGGTTGATCGGCACCACCGCGCTCGGACTGCTGCTGCTGACGTTCACGCCGACGAAGTGGGCCGTGCAGTTCGGCGCGTTCGCCAGTCTGGCCGGCGCGCTCGGCGCGGTCACCGCGTTCGCCTTCGCCCGGATCGGGCTGCACAGCCGCCGCAACCTGACGCTGTACGTGACGGCGCTGCTGTTCGTGCTGGCGGTGGCGACCTCGGGCATCAACGGCTGGTTCTACGTCGGCAACTACGGGGTGCCGTGGTTCGACATCCAGCCCGTCGTCGCCAGCCACCCGGTGACGTCGATGTTCCTGGCTCTGTCGATCGCGTCCGGACTGCTGGCCGCCTGGCTGCACTTCCGGATGGACTACGCCGGGCACACCGAGATCAAGGAAAGCCGGCGCAACCGCGTACTGGCCGCCACTCCCCTGCTGATCGTCGCGACGATCATGGTCCTCGGCGAGGTCGGCTCGCTGGCCAAGGGCGCGGTGTTCCGCTACCCGCTCTACACCACCGGCAAGGCCAACCTCGCCGCGCTGGAGTCCGGGCTCTCGAAGACCAGCTGCGCGATGGCCGACGACGTGCTGACCGAGCCCGACCCCAATCTTGGTCTGCTGCAACCGGTTCCAGGTCAGACGTTCGGGCCTGACGGCCCGCTCGGCGGCGTCAACCCGGTCGGGTTCAAACCCGACGGGGTGGGTGACGACCTGAGGTCGTACCCGGTGGTGACCAAACCGGGCGTGGTGAATTCCGACGCGTCGCCGAACAAGCCGAACGCCGCCATGAGTGACTCCGCGGGCACCGCCGGCGGGAAAGGCCCGGTCGGGGTGAACGGGTCGAACGTGGCACTGCCCTTCGGCCTCGACCCGGCCCGCACCCCGGTGATGGGCAGCTACGGGGAGAATTCGCTGTCGGCCACCGCCACCTCCTCCTGGTACCAGCTGCCGCCGCGCACCCCGGACCGGCCGGTGGTGGTGGTCTCGGCCGCGGGCGCCATCTGGTCGTACAAGGAGGACGGCACCTTCACCTACGGGCAGTCGCTGAAACTGCAGTGGGGTGTCACCCGCCCCGATGGGACCACCCAGCCGCTCGCGGAGGTGCAGCCCATCGACATCGGGCCCGAGCCGGCGTGGCGCAATCTGCGGTTTCCGCTGACGTGGGCGCCGCCGGAGGCGAACGTGGCGCGCATCGTCGCCTACGACCCGAACCTCAGTGAGGATCAGTGGTTCGCGTTCACGCCGCCGCGTGTCCCGGTGCTGCAGACCCTGCAGCAATTGATGGGATCGCAGACGCCCGTACTGATGGACATCGCCACCGCGGCGAACTTCCCGTGCCAGCGGCCGTTCTCCGAACACCTCGGCGTTGCCGAACTCCCCGGCTACCGGATCCTGCCCGACCACAAGCAGACGGCCTCGTCGTCGAACGGGTGGGAGGCCAGCGAGACCGGCGGGCCGTTCCTGTTCACCCAAGTGATGCTGCGGACGTCGACGATCTCGACCTACCTGCGCGGCGACTGGTATCGCGACTGGGGATCGGTCGAGCAGTATTTCCCGCTGGTGCCAAGTGATCTGGCCCCCAACGCCGTGATCGAACAGGGTGTGATGACCGTGAACGGCTGGAGCCGCCAGGGACCGATTCGGGCGCTGCCATGA
- a CDS encoding BTAD domain-containing putative transcriptional regulator, whose translation MTDSGLGFGVLGPLQVTANGARMKLGAPKQRAVLAMLVINRNRPVSVDSLIGAVWDEDPVPAARISIQSHVSNLRRLLRSAEANQVLASVPPGYQLSIADADCDLGRFGTAKAAGSQAAAAGRFEEASGHLSAALSEWRGPVLDDLREFAFVDAFATALVEEKVAVHTARAEAEIACGRAESVIGELEALTAEHPYRERLWAQLMTAYYVTERQSDALGAYRRLKTALADGLGIDPGPTVTELHERILRQEPPAVTRAALTTLKVSVDAPAVESAAIPVDGSAVVLLRDKAGRQYRLNDSTIRIGRFMDNDIVLDDNDVSRYHAVITDSGTGFVITDLRSTNGVEVQGKRIRGSVVLGDGDHIKIGSREFTVEIRSE comes from the coding sequence ATGACGGACTCAGGTCTCGGGTTCGGTGTGTTGGGGCCGTTGCAGGTGACCGCCAACGGCGCCCGGATGAAGTTGGGCGCACCGAAGCAGCGGGCGGTGCTGGCGATGCTGGTGATCAACCGCAACCGGCCGGTGTCCGTCGACTCGTTGATCGGCGCGGTCTGGGATGAGGACCCGGTGCCGGCGGCCCGCATCAGCATCCAGTCCCATGTATCCAACCTGCGGCGGCTGCTGCGCAGCGCCGAGGCGAACCAGGTGCTGGCCAGCGTCCCGCCCGGTTACCAGCTCAGCATCGCCGACGCGGACTGCGACCTCGGCCGCTTCGGCACCGCGAAGGCCGCCGGCTCCCAGGCCGCCGCCGCGGGACGATTCGAAGAGGCCAGCGGCCACCTGTCCGCCGCGCTGAGTGAATGGCGCGGACCGGTCCTCGACGACTTGCGCGAGTTCGCGTTTGTCGACGCGTTCGCCACAGCGCTGGTGGAGGAAAAGGTCGCCGTCCACACCGCTCGCGCGGAGGCCGAGATCGCTTGTGGGCGTGCGGAATCCGTCATCGGTGAACTCGAGGCACTCACCGCCGAACATCCCTACCGCGAACGACTTTGGGCGCAGCTGATGACCGCCTACTACGTGACCGAGCGGCAATCCGACGCCCTCGGTGCGTATCGGCGACTGAAGACGGCGCTGGCCGACGGTCTCGGCATCGATCCCGGGCCGACCGTCACCGAGTTGCATGAGCGGATCCTGCGCCAGGAACCTCCGGCGGTCACCAGGGCGGCGCTGACCACCCTCAAGGTCAGCGTCGACGCGCCCGCCGTCGAGTCCGCGGCGATTCCCGTCGACGGCTCGGCCGTTGTGCTGTTGCGAGACAAGGCCGGACGCCAGTACCGGCTCAACGATTCCACCATCCGGATCGGCCGTTTCATGGACAACGACATCGTGCTCGACGACAACGATGTCAGCCGCTATCACGCCGTGATCACCGACAGCGGAACCGGTTTCGTGATCACCGATCTGCGTTCGACGAACGGCGTCGAGGTGCAGGGCAAGCGCATCCGCGGCAGCGTTGTCCTCGGCGATGGCGATCATATCAAAATCGGCAGCCGCGAGTTCACCGTCGAAATCCGTTCGGAATGA